The following coding sequences are from one Gadus macrocephalus chromosome 3, ASM3116895v1 window:
- the uts2r4 gene encoding urotensin-2 receptor: MNCTPNTTVNPQGGQNLNTGSGGGAGEGPGSTSASGGGGGGLWVTSVLGAMLMTMCALGVAGNVYTLFIMRSAALRRTGSMYVYILNLALADLLYLSTIPFVVCTYFAHDWLFGEAGCRLLLSLDLLTMHASVFVLVAMTLERYRAVARPFSARRSQARGRKVAAAFIWAAAVVLTLPMMVMIRQRQGSKVNAAGAVKRICFPTWTPEAFKAYLTVMFLTSVLVPGLLMVALYAGLARHYWAAQASLGGGSSGSSSSSSSSSRGRSARRRGLKQKVASMIFSIVVAYWACFLPFWVWQLTKLFAPESLRPLSAATHNYVNFSVTCLTYGNSCVNPLLYTLLTRNYKDYLAQKGQTTASSRAEGGSAVSGPCIALRGASCG; the protein is encoded by the coding sequence ATGAACtgcacccccaacaccaccgtTAACCCCCAGGGGGGTCAAAACCTGAACACGGGCtctgggggcggggcgggggaaGGGCCAGGGTCTACCTCTGCTtctggcggtggcggtggcggcctTTGGGTGACATCGGTCCTCGGCGCCATGCTCATGACCATGTGCGCCCTGGGGGTGGCGGGCAACGTGTACACGCTGTTCATCATGCGCTCGGCGGCGCTGCGCCGCACGGGCTCCATGTACGTGTACATCCTGAACCTGGCGCTCGCCGACTTGCTCTACCTGTCCACCATCCCCTTCGTGGTGTGCACCTACTTCGCCCACGACTGGCTGTTCGGCGAGGCGGGCTGCCGCCTCCTGCTCAGCCTGGACCTGCTCACCATGCACGCCAGCGTCTTCGTGCTGGTCGCCATGACGCTGGAGCGCTACCGCGCCGTGGCCCGCCCCTTCAGCGCCCGCCGCTCCCAGGCACGCGGCCGCAAGGTGGCCGCCGCCTTCATCTGGGCGGCGGCCGTGGTGCTCACGCTGCCCATGATGGTGATGATCCGGCAGCGCCAGGGCAGCAAGGTCAACGCCGCCGGCGCCGTCAAGCGGATCTGCTTCCCCACCTGGACCCCCGAGGCCTTCAAGGCGTACCTTACCGTCATGTTCCTGACCAGCGTGCTGGTGCCGGGGCTGCTGATGGTGGCGCTGTACGCGGGGCTGGCCAGGCACTACTGGGCGGCGCAGGCCAGCCTGGGAGGCGgcagcagtggcagcagcagcagcagcagcagcagcagccgcgggCGCTCGGCGCGCAGGCGGGGTCTCAAGCAGAAGGTGGCCAGCATGATCTTCTCCATCGTGGTGGCGTACTGGGCCTGCTTCCTGCCCTTCTGGGTGTGGCAGCTGACCAAGCTCTTCGCGCCCGAGAGCCTCAGGCCGCTGTCGGCCGCCACGCACAACTACGTCAACTTCTCGGTCACGTGCCTGACGTACGGCAACAGCTGCGTCAACCCGCTGCTGTACACCCTGCTGACACGGAACTACAAGGACTACCTGGCCCAGAAGGGGCAGACCACGGCCTCCAGCAGGGCGGAGGGCGGCTCGGCCGTCAGCGGGCCCTGCATAGCCTTGCGCGGAGCCTCCTGCGGATGA
- the lgals2b gene encoding lectin, galactoside-binding, soluble, 2b has protein sequence MKVSDMTFKEGAEFKIRLKPNDDGNRFSINVGHDSDNIALHFNPRFDENVIVCNSSSGGSWGEEYREGSLSFNRGEECKFYINFTMEYFFIKLPDGSTMSFPNRLGDIKYKFFEVHGDARIVGIKIK, from the exons ATG AAAGTCTCGGACATGACCTTCAAGGAGGGGGCGGAGTTTAAGATCCGGTTGAAGCCTAATGATGATGGAAACAG GTTCTCAATCAATGTTGGTCACGATTCGGACAACATCGCGCTGCACTTCAACCCGCGGTTCGACGAGAATGTGATCGTCTGCAACTCCTCGTCGGGCGGCAGCTGGGGGGAGGAGTACAGGGAGGGATCCCTGTCCTTCAACCGCGGAGAGGAGTGCAag ttCTACATCAACTTCACCATGGAGTACTTCTTCATCAAGCTTCCGGACGGTTCCACCATGAGCTTCCCCAACCGCCTCGGAGACATAAAGTACAAGTTCTTTGAAGTCCACGGTGATGCCAGGATCGTTGGAATCAAGATCAAGTAG